One genomic window of Luteitalea pratensis includes the following:
- a CDS encoding recombinase family protein, translated as MRAALYARVSTLDQEPENQLLELRAYAALRGWQVREYVDHGVSGARESRPALDALVRDAKRRRFDVLVVWRLDRLGRNLRHLVLLLDELQATGVDFVTLGEGIDTSTPAGRLQLHILSAMAEFERARIPVLTDVSVTQTIAPKNIRGGRVGPRRHRRWKPRPSPSRHPRSHSYGVPP; from the coding sequence ATGCGAGCAGCCCTCTACGCCCGTGTGTCCACCCTCGATCAAGAACCCGAGAACCAGCTCCTCGAGTTGCGTGCCTACGCCGCCCTTCGCGGATGGCAGGTGCGCGAGTACGTTGACCATGGCGTCAGCGGCGCTCGTGAGTCCCGCCCCGCGCTCGACGCCCTCGTGCGCGATGCGAAGCGCAGGAGGTTCGATGTCCTTGTCGTCTGGCGGCTCGACCGGCTAGGCCGCAACCTCCGCCACCTGGTCCTGCTGCTCGACGAACTGCAAGCGACTGGCGTGGACTTCGTCACGCTGGGGGAGGGCATCGACACCTCGACGCCAGCGGGCAGACTGCAACTCCATATCCTATCGGCGATGGCTGAGTTCGAGCGGGCGCGGATTCCCGTGTTGACAGATGTGTCCGTCACGCAGACGATTGCGCCCAAAAACATCAGAGGCGGCAGAGTAGGGCCGCGTAGGCATCGCAGATGGAAACCAAGGCCATCACCCTCTCGGCATCCGAGGTCGCACAGCTACGGCGTGCCGCCCTGA